Proteins co-encoded in one Arachis hypogaea cultivar Tifrunner chromosome 13, arahy.Tifrunner.gnm2.J5K5, whole genome shotgun sequence genomic window:
- the LOC112784105 gene encoding uncharacterized protein, which translates to MYGRGCDWLIRASLIRKKGCWEIRRYNGSHTCTIGTISEDHSKLDSDTVADAIRPLVETDPSIKVKSIIAEVQSRFNYTISYRKAWLAKQKSIANVFGGWEDSYQALPWWLSVMVQKMPGSVVQIETRPLYNGNEEAQGVKILHRVFWSFNPCIRAFRHCKPLVQVDGTHLYGKYKGTLLVAVAQDGNHNIVSIAFALVEGETADAWHFFLRNLRMYVVRKDGVGMISDRHESIRAVVNHSGGDWQPPRAWWMFCIRHIGSNFLRAFKVPHLQKLVVNIGYSRTVEEYNINYKRLEERGEAYARWCDAIGLRHWVLAFDEGHRWGHMTTNLVECINSVLKGARNLPVLALVRATYYRLNELFTRKSAETHERKRAGYTYSAFAQQRIEASMQQAGNIVVHRFDRRNEVFEVREMTTGKVLVVDLARRTCDCGHFQVERIPCRHVIACCANQRLDWQLYVHDVYKMTEVRKVYKFEFTPLGDPDTWPPYEGPTLVANPAQRRTSKGRPKLTRYLNEMDSRDMRGPRICRLCGAQGHSRSRCPQRAGPSGAAS; encoded by the coding sequence atgtACGGGCGCGGATGTgactggcttatccgagctagCTTGATACGAAAAAAAGGTTGTTGGGAGATACGAAGATACAACGGTAGCCACACGTGCACGATCGGAACAATTTCAGAAGATCATTCGAAGTTGGACTCAGATACAGTTGCTGATGCTATAAGGCCATTGGTCGAGACGGACCCGTCCATCAAGGTGAAATCTATAATTGCGGAAGTCCAGTCAAGGTTCAACTATACCATTAGTTAccgaaaggcttggttggcaaagcagaagtccATAGCCAACGTTTTCGGTGGTTGGGAGGATTCTTAccaagccttgccatggtggctaTCGGTCATGGTGCAGAAGATGCCTGGTTCAGTTGTCCAAATAGAAACACGACCACTGTACAACGGGAATGAGGAGGCGCAAGGTGTAAAAATACTTCATCGTGTATTTTGGAGTTTCAATCCATGTATTAGGGCATTCAGACATTGCAAGCCGCTGGTTCAGGTTGACGGCACACACCTATACGGAAAATACAAAGGTACACTTCTAGTAGctgttgcacaagatgggaaccaTAATATTGTGTCTATCGCCTTTGCCTTGGTGGAAGGGGAGACAGCTGATGCGTGGCACTTCTTTCTAAGGAATCTGCGAATGTATGTTGTTAGAAAAGATGGCGTGGGTATGATCTCAGACCGACATGAGTCAATACGGGCAGTAGTAAATCATTCCGGTGGCGACTGGCAACCTCCAAGAGCATGGTGGATGTTTTGTATAAGACACATCGGCAGTAACTTCTTAAGGGCATTTAAAGTCCCTCACTTGCAAAAGCTTGTTGTCAACATAGGTTATTCAAGAACGGTGGAGGAGTACAATATCAACTATAAGAGGTTGGAAGAGCGAGGCGAGGCATATGCCAGGTGGTGCGATGCCATTGGACTCAGACATTGGGTATTGGCATTCGACGAAGGACATCGATGGGGCCATATGACAACGAACCTTGTCGAGTGCATTAACTCAGTCTTGAAGGGTGCCCGTAATCTACCTGTGTTGGCGCTGGTCCGAGCAACATATTATAGGTTAAATGAACTTTTTACGCGGAAGAGTGCCGAGACTCACGAACGCAAGCGTGCTGGATATACGTACTCTGCATTTGCGCAACAGCGGATAGAAGCAAGTATGCAACAGGCTGGGAATATAGTTGTGCACCGCTTTGATAGACGAAATGAGGTGTTTGAGGTGCGCGAAATGACTACTGGAAAGGTGCTAGTTGTTGATCTTGCACGACGGACGTGTGATTGTGGGCACTTTCAGGTTGAACGAATACCATGTCGCCATGTTATTGCTTGCTGTGCTAACCAGCGTCTCGATTGGCAGTTGTATGTGCATGACGTGTACAAGATGACAGAGGTTCGTAAAGTATATAAGTTTGAGTTCACACCATTAGGTGATCCCGATACATGGCCCCCTTATGAGGGACCCACATTGGTCGCTAATCCCGCGCAGAGGCGAACGTCTAAAGGCAGGCCCAAACTGACCCGATACTTGAATGAAATGGACTCACGCGACATGCGTGGTCCTCGGATATGCCGTCTCTGTGGTGCTCAGGGTCATAGTCGGAGTAGGTGTCCTCAGCGTGCTGGACCGAGTGGTGCTGCTTCGTAG
- the LOC112792640 gene encoding uncharacterized protein, producing MVPTQIASRSRFHLHQRMGTLFHSIFNLPPFASFHFPILHFTCITSATNLDDHDDDCVRNSKRNDFRNSLRDRCKLGKLSNVGEAVDLFHSMAMMKPLPSVVDFTLLLGVIVRMKHYTTAVSLIQYMNSSLGIRPDCFTLNIVINCLCRLKLTPFGFSVFATMFKLGLEPPLSTFTALINGLCMQGDVARAVGMVESLKKMGYQLDVYTYGVLINGLCKMGDTNAAIGWLHKMEERDCRSNVVVYSTIIDSLCKDGLVSEALNMFSEMCSKGIKPNIVTYSCLIQGLCNFGRWKDAASLLDEMMKVGMMPDLQTLNILVDVFCKEGKVMQAKSAIGFMILMGERPDAFTYNALIDRHCLQKEMNEAMKVFNLMVTRGCLPDIVTYTSLIHGWCMIKNINKAMHLLNEMVNAGFVPDVVTWTTLIGGFCRVGRPLAAKELFFSMHKHGQMPNLQTCAVILDGLCKCQLLSEATSLFELMEKSGLDLNIVIYNIMLDGMWAAGEVNRASKLFSSLPAKGLQIHLYTYNIMVKGLCKQGLIDEAEDLLTNMAENGCPPNYSTYNVFVQGLLIKKDSLRSMKYLQIMTDKGFSVDATTTELIINYLSTNQGDSAFREFLFPKR from the coding sequence ATGGTGCCAACCCAAATAGCTTCTCGGTCTCGTTTTCACCTTCATCAACGCATGGGTACTCTCTTTCACTCCATTTTCAATCTTCCTCCTTTTGCTTCTTTCCATTTCCCCATACTTCACTTTACTTGTATAACTAGTGCCACAAACcttgatgatcatgatgatgattgTGTgagaaatagcaaaagaaatgACTTCAGGAACTCCTTGAGAGACAGGTGTAAGCTTGGTAAACTGAGTAATGTTGGTGAAGCTGTGGACTTGTTTCATTCTATGGCTATGATGAAGCCTTTGCCATCTGTGGTTGACTTCACTTTGTTGTTGGGTGTGATTGTGAGGATGAAGCATTACACAACTGCGGTATCTTTGATTCAATACATGAATTCTTCTTTGGGCATAAGACCTGATTGCTTTACTCTTAATATTGTGATTAATTGCCTTTGTCGATTAAAGTTGACGCCTTTTGGGTTCTCTGTCTTTGCGACCATGTTCAAGCTTGGATTGGAGCCGCCTCTGTCGACTTTCACTGCTCTCATTAATGGGCTTTGCATGCAAGGCGATGTGGCTCGGGCAGTGGGGATGGttgaaagtttgaaaaagatgGGTTATCAATTGGATGTTTACACTTATGGAGTGTTGATTAATGGATTGTGTAAGATGGGTGACACTAATGCGGCTATTGGGTGGCTACATAAGATGGAAGAAAGAGATTGTAGATCCAATGTTGTAGTTTACAGCACAATTATTGATAGTTTGTGCAAGGATGGATTGGTGTCTGAGGCTTTAAATATGTTCTCAGAAATGTGCAGCAAAGGTATTAAACCAAATATTGTCACATACAGTTGTTTGATTCAAGGTCTTTGCAATTTTGGCAGATGGAAAGATGCTGCTTCCCTGCTGGATGAGATGATGAAAGTGGGGATGATGCCTGATTTGCAAACTCTAAACATTTTAGTGGATGTTTTCTGTAAAGAAGGAAAAGTTATGCAGGCTAAGAGTGCAATTGGATTTATGATTTTGATGGGCGAGCGGCCAGATGCCTTTACCTATAATGCATTGATTGATAGACATTGTTTGCAAAAGGAAATGAATGAGGCCATGAAAGTATTTAACTTGATGGTTACTAGGGGCTGTTTACCTGACATTGTGACTTACACTTCACTTATACATGGATGGTGTATgattaaaaacataaataagGCTATGCATCTTTTGAATGAAATGGTCAATGCTGGTTTCGTTCCTGATGTTGTCACTTGGACCACTCTTATCGGTGGGTTTTGTCGAGTTGGTCGACCATTGGCTGCAAAAGAACTCTTTTTCAGTATGCACAAACATGGCCAGATGCCCAATCTCCAGACTTGTGCTGTTATATTGGATGGTCTATGTAAATGCCAGCTTCTTTCCGAGGCAACATCGTTGTTTGAATTAATGGAGAAGAGTGGTTTGGATCTTAACATTGTGATTTATAATATTATGCTTGATGGAATGTGGGCTGCTGGAGAAGTAAACAGGGCGTCGAAACTTTTTTCTTCTTTGCCTGCTAAAGGTCTGCAAATTCATTTGTATACTTATAACATTATGGTTAAAGGTCTCTGTAAACAAGGTTTAATAGATGAAGCTGAAGACTTACTTACGAACATGGCAGAGAATGGCTGCCCGCCAAACTACTCCACTTACAATGTCTTTGTCCAAGGGTTACTAATTAAAAAGGATTCTTTAAGGTCCATGAAATACCTTCAAATAATGACAGACAAAGGCTTTTCAGTAGATGCTACCACCACAGAATTGATTATCAATTACTTATCCACTAATCAAGGAGACAGTGCATTTCGAGAATTTTTGTTCCCAAAAAGATAA
- the LOC112792639 gene encoding uncharacterized protein → MSVTAGVSDTVIAIRDKLRGKIGQTKVKRYWPGKIPEWADDENEDVAADIRPTREAALEKAFPRHEDDKGIVKGDDRRLRRLAQSRIDNREEVRADHRRIRQAEIISTIEEETRIQEGLELEEEDVEALQEKRSRLRERMLQLQREQEEALPQEEEEEEEEEEEEESEYETDSEEEYTGVAMVKPVFVPKSERDTIAERERLEEEERVAEEARKRKMEERRIETKQLIVEEIRKDEEIQKNLEMEANIADVDTDDEINEAEEYEAWKVREIGRIKRDREDREAMLKEKEEIERVRNMTEEERREWERKNPKPVRASKQKWKFMQKYYHKGAFFQSNPDDRSATSASDNIYTRDFSAPTGEDKMDKTILPKVMQVKHFGRSGRTKWTHLVNEDTTDWNNPWTYNDPLRAKYNDKMAAMNAPIAKPKGSKKLKDWESC, encoded by the coding sequence ATGTCGGTGACAGCGGGTGTTAGTGATACAGTTATAGCCATAAGGGATAAGCTTAGAGGTAAAATTGGCCAAACTAAAGTTAAGCGTTATTGGCCTGGTAAAATTCCTGAATGGGCTgatgatgagaatgaagatgttgcCGCTGATATTAGGCCCACCAGGGAAGCTGCTTTGGAGAAAGCTTTTCCTCGACACGAAGATGATAAGGGTATTGTTAAGGGCGATGATCGTAGGCTTCGTCGTTTGGCTCAGAGTCGAATTGATAACCGCGAGGAAGTCAGGGCTGATCATCGGCGAATTCGGCAAGCTGAAATTATTTCTACCATTGAAGAGGAGACTAGGATACAGGAAGGGTTGgaattagaagaagaagatgtggaagccTTGCAGGAAAAGAGGAGTAGACTTAGAGAGAGGATGCTTCAGTTGCAAAGAGAGCAGGAAGAAGCACTGCctcaagaggaggaggaagaagaagaagaggaggaggaagaagagtctGAGTATGAGACTGACTCTGAGGAGGAATATACTGGAGTAGCTATGGTGAAGCCTGTGTTTGTTCCCAAGTCAGAGAGAGATACAATTGCTGAGCGTGAGcgtcttgaagaagaagaacgggTCGCTGAAGAAGCTAggaaaaggaaaatggaagaaagGAGGATTGAGACAAAGCAGCTTATTGTTGAGGAGATCCGGAAGGATGAAGAAATCCAGAAAAATTTGGAGATGGAGGCTAACATTGCTGATGTGGATACTGACGATGAAATTAATGAGGCAGAGGAATATGAGGCTTGGAAAGTTAGGGAGATTGGCAGGATCAAGAGGGATAGGGAGGATCGGGAAGCGATGTTGAAGGAAAAGGAGGAGATTGAGAGGGTAAGAAACATGACAGAGGAAGAGAGGAGAGAATGGGAGAGGAAGAATCCAAAACCCGTACGAGCATCAAAGCAGAAGTGGAAATTTATGCAGAAATACTATCACAAGGGTGCTTTCTTCCAGTCTAATCCTGATGATCGATCTGCCACTAGTGCGAGTGATAATATTTATACTCGTGATTTCTCTGCCCCGACTGGGGAAGATAAAATGGACAAGACAATATTACCCAAGGTTATGCAAGTCAAGCACTTTGGTCGTAGTGGAAGAACTAAATGGACTCATCTTGTCAATGAGGACACCACTGATTGGAACAATCC
- the LOC112792643 gene encoding adenosylhomocysteinase produces MSLSVEKTTSGREYKVKDLSQADFGRLEIELAEVEMPGLMACRTEFGPSQPFKGARITGSLHMTIQTAVLIETLTALGAEVRWCSCNIFSTQDHAAAAIARDSAAVFAWKGETLQEYWWCTERALDWGPSGGPDLIVDDGGDATLLIHEGVKAEELYEKTGQLPDPASTDNAEFQIVLTIIRDGLKTDPQRYRRMKERLVGVSEETTTGVKRLYQMQANGTLLFPAINVNDSVTKSKFDNLYGCRHSLPDGLMRATDVMIAGKVAVVAGYGDVGKGCAAALKQAGARVIVTEIDPICALQALMEGLQVLTLEDVVSEADIFVTTTGNKDIIMVDHMRKMKNNAIVCNIGHFDNEIDMHGLETYPGVKRITIKPQTDRWVFPETNTGIIVLAEGRLMNLGCATGHPSFVMSCSFTNQVIAQLELWTEKSSGKYEKKVYVLPKHLDEKVAALHLGKLGAKLTKLSQSQADYISVPVEGPYKPPHYRY; encoded by the exons ATGTCTCTGTCCGTAGAGAAGACCACAAGCGGCCGCGAGTACAAGGTCAAGGACCTTTCTCAGGCTGACTTCGGCCGTCTTGAGATCGAGCTGGCGGAGGTTGAGATGCCCGGACTCATGGCCTGCCGGACTGAGTTCGGCCCATCCCAGCCCTTCAAGGGTGCCAGGATCACTGGCTCCCTCCACATGACCATCCAGACCGCCGTCCTCATTGAAACCCTCACCGCCCTCGGCGCTGAGGTCCGCTGGTGCTCCTGCAACATCTTCTCCACCCAGGACCATGCCGCCGCTGCCATCGCACGTGACTCCGCCGCTGTCTTTGCCTGGAAGGGAGAGACTCTCCAGGAGTACTGGTGGTGCACTGAGAGGGCTCTTGACTGGGGTCCATCCGGCGGACCTGACCTCATCGTCGACGACGGTGGTGACGCCACTCTCCTCATCCACGAGGGTGTCAAGGCTGAGGAGCTTTACGAGAAGACCGGTCAGCTCCCTGACCCTGCTTCCACCGACAACGCTGAGTTCCAGATCGTGCTCACCATCATCAGAGATGGCTTGAAGACCGATCCACAGAGGTACAGAAGGATGAAGGAAAGGCTTGTTGGTGTCTCGGAGGAAACCACCACCGGTGTCAAGAGGTTGTACCAGATGCAGGCCAATGGAACTCTCTTGTTCCCTGCCATCAATGTCAATGACTCTGTCACCAAGAGCAAG TTTGACAACTTGTATGGGTGCCGCCACTCCCTCCCCGATGGTCTCATGAGAGCCACTGATGTCATGATTGCCGGAAAGGTTGCCGTTGTTGCCGGTTATGGAGATGTTGGCAAGGGTTGTGCTGCTGCCTTGAAGCAGGCCGGTGCTCGCGTCATTGTGACTGAGATCGATCCAATTTGCGCCCTTCAGGCTCTCATGGAAGGTCTTCAGGTCTTGACCCTTGAGGATGTTGTCTCTGAGGCTGATATCTTCGTCACCACCACCGGTAACAAGGACATCATCATGGTTGACCACATGaggaagatgaagaacaatgCCATTGTCTGCAACATTGGACACTTTGACAATGAGATCGACATGCACGGTCTTGAGACATACCCTGGCGTGAAGCGCATCACCATCAAGCCCCAAACCGATAGATGGGTGTTCCCAGAGACCAACACCGGCATCATCGTCTTGGCCGAGGGTCGTTTGATGAACTTGGGTTGTGCCACCGGACACCCAAGTTTCGTGATGTCTTGCTCATTCACCAACCAGGTCATTGCACAGCTCGAGTTGTGGACGGAGAAGAGCAGTGGCAAATATGAGAAGAAGGTGTATGTTTTGCCCAAGCACCTCGATGAGAAGGTGGCTGCACTCCACCTTGGCAAGCTTGGAGCCAAGCTCACCAAGCTTTCCCAATCACAAGCTGATTACATCAGTGTTCCAGTGGAGGGTCCATACAAGCCTCCTCATTACAGATACTAA
- the LOC112771781 gene encoding protein RALF-like 24, which translates to MYHPRFIILTFLYLSPVLLSICYGLSVVDLNLLKHSDKSGVITKRVCTKSIVECLEEETEMDSESNRRLMQQQQQQHRYISYETLKRDMVPCDRAGSSYYSCKAREANPYNRGCEVITACARGSQPIRT; encoded by the coding sequence ATGTACCATCCCAGATTCATCATCTTGACCTTCCTATATCTGTCACCTGTTCTTCTCTCAATCTGCTATGGCCTATCTGTTGTGGATCTCAATTTGCTGAAACACAGTGATAAAAGTGGTGTAATTACCAAAAGGGTATGCACCAAGAGCATTGTGGAGTGCTTGGAAGAAGAGACAGAAATGGATTCAGAGAGTAACAGAAGACTaatgcagcagcagcagcagcagcacagGTACATTAGCTATGAGACACTGAAGAGGGACATGGTTCCATGTGATAGAGCAGGATCCTCTTACTACAGTTGCAAAGCAAGAGAAGCAAACCCTTATAATAGAGGCTGTGAAGTTATTACTGCATGTGCAAGAGGTTCTCAACCCATCAGAACTTGA
- the LOC112792641 gene encoding protein BUD31 homolog 2, with translation MPKVKTNRVKYPEGWELIEPTLRELQAKMREAENDPHDGKRKCETLWPIFKIAHQKSRYIFDLYHRRKEISKELYEFCLDQGYADRNLIAKWKKPGYERLCCLRCMQPRDHNFATTCVCRVPKQLREEKVIECVHCGCKGCASGD, from the exons atgcCGAAGGTAAAGACTAACCGTGTTAAGTACCCAGAGGGATGGGAACTCATTGAGCCTACACTCCGTGAACTTCAAGCGAAGATGAGGGAAG CTGAGAACGACCCTCACGATGGCAAAAGAAAATGTGAGACTTTATGGCCTATATTCAAGATTGCTCACCAGAAGAGTCGCTACATATTTGACCTTTACCACCGGAGGAAAGAAATTTCCAAAGAGTTGTACGAGTTCTGTTTGGATCAAGGATATGCCGACCGCAATCTGATCGCGAAGTGGAAGAAG CCTGGTTATGAACGTCTGTGTTGCCTGAGGTGCATGCAGCCTCGTGATCACAATTTTGCCACCACTTGTGTTTGCAGAGTGCCCAAACAACTTAGGGAGGAGAAGGTTATAGAATGTGTTCATTGTGGTTGTAAGGGTTGTGCTAGTGGGGACTGA